tatggaaggcattgaacttacgggtttttacgccgcgccagaggttgccacagtagtatatgcaagtattgagcccattatgcattgcataacccatactatgcatatatggaaggcattgaacttacgggtttttacgccacgccagaggttgccacagtagtatatgcaagtattgagcccattatgcattgcataacccatactatgcatatatggaaggcaattgaacttacgggtttttttacgccgcgccagaggtttgccacagtagtatatgcaagtattgagccattatgcatgcataacccatattttgcatatatgaaaggcattgcaacttacggtttttacgccgcgccgaggttgccacagtagtatatgcaagtattgagcccattatgcattgcataagccatactatgcatatatggaaggcattgaacttacgggtttttacgccgcgccagaggttgccacagtagtatatgcaagtattgagcccattatgcattgcataacccatactatgcatatatggaaggcattgaacttacgggtttttacgccgcaccagaggttgccacagtagtatatgcaagtattgagcccattatgcattgcataacccaaactatgcatatatggaaggcattgaacttacgggtttttacgccacgccagaggttgccacagtagtatatgcaagtattgagctcattatgcattgcataacgcatattttgcatatatgaaaggcattgaacttacgggtttttacgggtttttacgcgcgccagaggttgccacagtagtatatgcaagtattgagcccattatgcattgcataacccatatttttgcatatatgaaaggcattgaacttacagtttttacgctgcgccagaggtttgccacagtagtatatgcagaaGTGCCCACAGTTAAGTTCTTATTTTTTGCCAAGGTTATTGATGCattttatgcattgcataacccatactatgcaaaTATATggaagcattgaacttacgggttttttacgcgcGCCAGAATTGCACAGAGGTTATTGACAAGTATTGATTTTTTTGCCAACATTATGCATGCATAACgtcccatactatgcatatatggaagcattgaacttacgggttttacgccgcgcagaGGTTGCCACATTCAAGTattgtatatgcaagtattgagcccattatgcatgcataacccatattttgcatatggcatgagcattgaacttacgggttttattTTACGCCGcggcagaggttgccacagtagtatatgcgaagtattgagcccattatgcattgcataaacccatattttgcatacatGAAAGGCATGTTgttaacttacaggtttttacgccgcgccagaggttgccacagtagtatatgcaagtattgagcctcATTATTGGCATTGCTTAACGccatattttgttcatatatgaaaggcattgaacttacaggtttttacgcagcgccagaggttgccacagtagtatatgcgaAGTATTGaggcccattatgcattgcataacccatactatgcatattaTGGacaaggcattgaacttacgggttttttgacgcctcgccagaggttgccacagtagtatatgcaagtatgagCCCTTTGCATGTAACCCATTACGATGCATAggaagcattgaacttacgggattTTACGCCGACAGAGGTTTGCAGTAGATATGCGAGTATGAAGcccatatgcattgcataaacccacATGaacatatatggaaggcattgaacttacgggtttttacgccacgccagaggttgccacagtagtatagcaAGTATTGAGCCTATTATGCATTCATAACcactattttgcatatatgaaaggcattgaacttacgggttttttacgccgtgccagaggttgccacagtagtatgcaagattgagcccattatgcatggataaacccatattttgcatatatgaaaggcattgaactactTTTTACGCCGCCCAGAGGTTGCAGTAGTATATATGcaagcattgaacttacgggttttttacgccacgccaagGTTGCCACATGTATATTCAAGtattgagccattatgcattgcataacccatatttttgcatatatgaaagcattGAAACTTACGTTTTTAACGCCGCGCCCAGAGGTTGCCAGGCATTTGAATAGGGTGATGCAAGTATTAGCCCGTTATGCATTGCaataacccatatttttgcataatttggaagcATTGAACTTAGGGTTTTTTTACCCGCGCCAGAGGTTTCAGTAAGTAAATTCAGTAATGAGCCCatttgcattgcataacccatactatgcatatatttttggaaggcattgaaacttacgggttttttaacgccacgccagaggtttgccacagtagtatatgcaagtattgagcccattatgcattgcataacccatatttttgcatatattaaaaggcattgaaacttacaggtttttacgccgcgccagagggttGCCacagagtatatgcaagtattgagcccaatgatgcattgcataacccatactatgcatatatggaaggcattgaacttacgggttttatgccacgccagaggttgccacagtagtatatgcaagtattgagcccattatgcattgcataacccatattttgcatatatggaaggcattgaacttacgggtttttaaatcgcccgcgccagaggttgccacagtatatatgcaagtattgagctcattatgcattgcataagccatactatGGCATATATggtaaggcattgaacttacgggttttaccgACGCGCCATGTTACCACAGTAGTAcctgcaagtattgagcccattatgcattgcataacccatactatgcaatATAtggaggcattgaacttacgggtttttacgccgcgccagagggttgccacagtagtatatgcaagtatttgagccattatgcattgcataacccatacttatgcatatatggtggaaggcattgaacttacgggtttttacaacgccacgccagaggttgccacagtagtatatgcaagtattttgaggcccattatgcattgcataacccatattttgcatatatgaggCCATtgaaacttacaggtttttacgcccgcgccagaggtttgccacagtagtatatgcaagtattgagcccattatgcattgcataacccatattttgcatatatcaaaggcattgaacttacgggtttttaacaAGCCGCGCCAGAGTTGCCACagtattatatgcaagtattgagcccaattatgcattgcataacccatatttttgcaatatatggaaggcattgaacttaccggGTTTTTAcgtcgcgccagaggttgccacagtatagATGCAAAGTATTGGAGcatcattatgcattgcataagccatactatGTCATATATGGAAGGCCATTGAACATACGGGTTTTTACGACGCGCCAGAGGTtagccacagtagtatatgcaagtattgagcccattatgcattgcataacccatactatgcatatatggaaggcattgaacttacgggtttttacgccgcgccagaggttgccacagtagtatatgcaagtattgagcccattatgcattgcataacccatactatgcatatatggaaggcattgaacttacgggttttttacgccgcgccagaggttgccacagtcagtatatgcaagtattgagctcattatgcattgcataacgcatattttgcatatatgaaaggcattgaacttacgggtttttacgccgccgaccagaggttgccacagttagtattatgcaagtattgagcccattatgcattgcataacccatactatgcatatatggaaggcattgaacttacgggtttttacgccgcgccagaggttgccacagtagtatatgcaagtattgagcccattatgcattgcataacccatattttgcatatataaaaggcattgaacttgcgccctctggtggccttctgtTGGCCTTCTAGTTCTCTAAACAGCTTTGGCTTTTGAACTGAGAGCTTCATCTTCCAGCCTCCAAACCgctgttggctctcaagctgagagctcttcctccagcctccaaactgctgttggcttctcaagctgagagcttgtcctcctacctCCAAATAGCTTTGCTCTCATACCGAGCTTGTCCTCCTACCTCCAGAAAATTCTTCCTTTGACTCGCACCAGGCGAGTTTGTTCGTTCCTTGAGACAGTGCCTTCGCTGACGAGTTGGGGGAACTCAGCAGCCAATGCCTTCCTCCTCAGTGAACGATGAATATCCTGAAGATCTTTATTCATCTCCGTGAAGAACATCTTCCACAATGTGCTTGAGGCCCTCCCATTGTTTCTCGTAATCCTCGTTTTTCTCCCCACCCGCTGAGCATTCCAGTATCCTTACGTTTGTTTCTCTTCTGTCTCACGGGCCTTCTCACAGGGGTCTTCCTCACTCCCCGTGTCTTTCCTTCCTACTGTTCCTCCTGTGcacttctctctcttcccttcttcaatCATAACGTCTCCATGTTCCAGTGCAATGTGTTCTAGTTGGAAATTCCTCTGAGCAGTCCCATGTAGAAACATCATCAACATGTATTTGTCATGTTCCCTCAAAGCCTCCTCCTGTGTTCTTAGCTTCTCCCTGAGACGTTTTTCTTCTCTCATTCTATTCTGCTCCTGTAGCTGAATCTCTTCTTTCAGCATATCGCAGTCCTTGAGGAGTCGCTGCACTTCCAGCTGGGCTttactctccttcttcttcaaacAGATGAGGTTCTTCTTGTTTAGATTCCAGCAAGCGTTCCAGGCTCTGTCTTGACGCAGAGCGCTTTCCAAGTTATCCTGGAGTTCCTCCAGGCATTCACGCTGCTTCtctgtttccttttccttttgccTCAGTTTCTCCTGATGTTGCCTTCTTATTTcagtctcttcttcttccttttctttagctAACAGATGGTTTTTATTCCTCTGTTCTTCTAAATCttctttgattttcctctccctcttcttcgtCCTTTAGCAACGTCTGCAGCTCCATTGCATAATGGAGAGCTAGGTCTAGTTTATCCTCGAATTCTTGTTGTTCACACCTTGACTGTTCTTCTTTTGTGAGGAACTCTTCGATTTGAAGGTTCCTCTTCTGAGCTCTTCTTCTAAGGTCGTTAGAGAAGCCTCCAATctccttctctttttcctttgctCCTTCCAACAACTTTTCAGTGTCTTTCCAGTGATGAAGAGCATCTTGCAGAATGGTGTCCTTCTGTTCTAAAGATTCTTCCAGTAACATTATTTCTAGCTCCTTTCCTTCTAACTCTTCTTTACTCATTGCATTTTCTCTTCCTAGTCGGCCACCCAGTTCTTCATCGCTTGAAGCTCATCTCCTAATATCTGGCTGAATGTTAACATTCTCCGCTTCAGTGATCCTCAGCTTTTCTCTGAGAGTCGAGTTATCATCCTCAACTTCCTTCACTCGTCTCTTTATTATTTCATGCTGGTCTTGACCTTCTCTAATTCTTTAGGTTTGTTTTAAAGGCGAGGGATTCTTTCAGAAGGTGGACTGTTCCTTCTCTCTCAGCTAAAACGTTCCCCAACTCTTCAGTCATCATACAGAACTCTTCGTTGGCTCCAAGTCAAGTAAACTCCATTAGTATTTTCACTTTCCTTTAATTTCAGGCTGAGTTCTGTTTCCTTCTGTGAGGTGgcctccagctctctctctttttcagccaTCTCCTGCTGGAAGACCCGTCTCATCTCGCTCTCCTCCTCGTTTCTCCTCTTGAGGAAGAGGTCTTTTTCCTGCAGATGGTTCTCCAGGGAGTTTATTTTCGACGTCTGctctttctttgtcttttgaGTCGTTTCCAGCTGATCTCGAGCCAATCTTAAATCCTGTTCCAACAGGCACTTTTCACCTCTGAATTGTTCATCTTGTTGGAGGAGGTTGACGATTTTTtcgtctcttttatttatttccttttcgaaatgacttttcatttccttgccgtcgttttctttcttttcaagcagCAGATCTCTCTCCAGTAGCTGCTTTCGGAGCACTTCGATCTCCTGCTGAGCATCTTTCCAGAGGTGTTCCATTTGTGTTACGGCGACTTCACAATTATTCAGGTCCTCTTCTTGGCTCATCTCTTCATCCGTTTCGGTGCTCAGGTCATCTTCGGTGTCGTCAATTTCCTTTAATTCGAGGCTGTCTACCAGCCTAGCCTCGTCGTCCATTTCGGGTTGCAAGTCGTCATCATTGTCTAGGTCGgtatcttcttcatcttccaatTCCAGCCTGTCTTCGTCGTCGCCAATTTCGGTGTCCAGGTCGTCATCATTGTCCAAGTCTGCATCATCCTCACTGTCGTTACTGCCTTCCGTTTCCATGCTGTCTTCTAGCGAAACGATTTCTTCCGGGTCGTCAACTCGGGATCCTTTAATCTGGTAACAACAGAAAGCAGCGAGCGCCAAGCCCGCCAACAGTGCCATCCCAGGGATGGCGAGAGCAAAGCGAGACGCATCAATGCTGCTGGGTTGTTCCTCAAAGATTTCAGGATTCCGATAAACCGCTATATCATAAGATGATATTATATCATTGTACGCCAACATTAATCTGTTGAGAACCAAACAATGTTACACAGTCCTCACAGATTGAAGCGTACATGTCACAGCACAAGAAATAAAGCACTAGTAGTAAAAAGCAGTAAGTGGCAATCATGATGTATGAAGCGTTATACCCGTAGACTCTCGCTGTCTCCATACTTAGTTTTTCAAACGGACGTTGGATTCTGGCTCTGAAGGCGTTCGTTCCTGGAGCCAACAAAGTCTTCATTCCAGGGAAGACTCCGGAAGGGGCTTCACGGCTTGGCTCCGAGGGATTCTTCCTCTTCATCGTTGCTGTTCTGACGAAAGTCTCCAGATCCTCGACCAGCTCCTGCAGTACTTCGGGAGGATCGAGGTCTGTCGAAGGAATCACCAGTAATCTTTTTCGACTCTTCACCATATTACAAATTGAATTTTATGAAGTCTAATATCCTCCTGAGATTATCTACACGAGTCTCTCTGTTTTTAGATAAATTGACCAAAAGTTTGCTGATGTTCTATTCCTTATTATTGGTCCTGTTTTGTTCTAGTTGTGACATAATCTTTCGTAgaaattttctatgattttttttgctttaattttcacGTTTTGGTTAAAACCTTAATCATTAGTAGCAGTAATGATACctaaaatgatgatgattatgatgatgatgattatgacgattattagtatttttattattagtagtattattattagtggtaaaagcagtagtaataataatatacctataattttttttatcatttttaataatataactttggtggtaattgtaatattattagttattattattattattattattattattattattattattattattattattattataaattggggttgtagtagtaatagtagcagtaaTTTCACagtattcaaaattattattatcactattatcattgtgttatgttaaagattcggtaatGAGACGAAAAATAGCATTTACCTCTATCTTAAAGTTACGTTGTAGAAGTGATAGACAGATTAACAATAAGTAATCATAATGGTAGTTGTAGGTGATCTCATCCCTATCAGGgttatttgcacacacacacacacacaacacacacacacatatatactaatatataaatatatatatatatacatatataattataggtatatatatatatatatatatatatatatatatatattgtatatatatataatatatatatataattataatatattcatatatcatatatatatatatatatatataatatatatatatatactatatataatatatcaaattattatatagatatataatatatatagatatatatatattattatatatatatatatatataagctatatactatatatatatatatatatatactatattgtgatTTGGACAGAATCCCGACAGCCATAATCCCCACACCCCCATATCCCGACAGCGACAATGCCGACAGACCAAAATGCCGACAGCCAAAattccgacaaaaaaaaaaagatatatatatattttggggctaacaaaaataataatgttatatatatatacaattttaattaaaacagaTTTACAACGTAATAAAGAACAGGtgcctacatcttgtcaatctgattgtgacctataaagtagactgtaatttcttaggaaacttattttgggtgttagactaataatcgaagtgtttttgtatttattaacatattttgttggtttgttcattatgtcaattatcagtggagaggtttcagagttcataaaggtgtgctactttgcttgtatttaaatttgtatgtcattgttgccagaggtctagcctttgttacatatagccaatcatccaccgagaaagagggaagaattgCTGTCtcaagttacgtaacgagtgcgttcgaaatcttttctctgagtaagttggcccgtcttcaaaaaaaaaaaaaaattcacttttacgttttaagtaccaaatttattcaacctacgtaatgcagaatacagtcaaaatttatgtgtagatataatgtgtattctgaataagcgttatatttatgaaatgcatagataaaaagttattgcgaaaaaaccgtgttacagaggccctgaatctcagtAGTAGAGATTTTAGTAGATAAAGGCGAAAGAGAAATAGAAGAGAAACGCAAAACAGGAATTTTGCGTTTGCGATATGACACTCGTAAAACGCAGAAAAGGGACTGAGTGAGACAACAAAAATCGATGATGCAAACTGTTAGACGTAAACTTTGACCCGGGAGCAGCAAATAACAAGTGGGCGGAACTAGCTTACGACTGCTCACAGCATAAACCATGATTTGTTAGATGTCGTCGCCGGAAGTGCTAGGCGTTAAAGATTGcccaattatgaagaattagggtggttttaaaaaggaatccagaagaagaagaggcggagCCAGAAATCAGAAATTGGTCGATAGTTCAGTAACTTCAGTTGGAACGATGGAAAGAATCAGTTAACTACTCACTTCTAAAAAACCGAACTCACATATTTTCTCTACGTGATTTGCCTCCTGAGAGATCAACCGAGAAGATCAAGAATCAGCCAGTATGCAGAAACAGTAGTTCAGAAGAATAGAgaagtattagaaatatattatatgataagttCCTAATAGACATAGAAACTCAACGCTGTGTAGATAGAGAGTGCCACCATATagcatataacaaataataactaaaaataagagGGAACGAAGAACTTCGTAACATATACACACTCTTATACATATTGTAGATATACAGCTAGACAGCCATTTttagtacaaacacacacacacactc
The sequence above is a segment of the Macrobrachium nipponense isolate FS-2020 chromosome 27, ASM1510439v2, whole genome shotgun sequence genome. Coding sequences within it:
- the LOC135200668 gene encoding golgin subfamily A member 6-like protein 25, encoding MSKEELEGKELEIMLLEESLEQKDTILQDALHHWKDTEKLLEGAKEKEKEIGGFSNDLRRRAQKRNLQIEEFLTKEEQSRTKKRERKIKEDLEEQRNKNHLLAKEKEEEETEIRRQHQEKLRQKEKETEKQRECLEELQDNLESALRQDRAWNACWNLNKKNLICLKKKESKAQLEVQRLLKDCDMLKEEIQLQEQNRMREEKRLREKLRTQEEALREHDKYMLMMFLHGTAQRNFQLEHIALEHGDVMIEEGKREKCTGGTVGRKDTGSEEDPCEKARETEEKQT